DNA from Parageobacillus thermoglucosidasius:
CCGATTTTCGGGAAACTTTCCGACATGTACGGACGGAAGCGTTTTTTCGTCTTCGGATTGGTAGTCTTTTTAGTTGGCTCGATGCTATGCGGAATTGCGCAAAATATTGTGCAGCTCAGCGTTTTTCGGGCGATTCAAGGGATTGGCGGCGGCGCTTTAGTGCCGATTGCGTTTACGATTGTGTTTGACATTTTTCCGCCTCAGCAGCGCGGGAAAATGGGTGGGCTTTTCGGCGCGGTATTTGGGTTGTCGAGCATTTTCGGCCCGCTCTTTGGGGCGTATATTACCGACTACTTGACATGGCGCTGGGTGTTTTATATTAATATCCCGCTTGGCATTATCGCTTTCTTGCTTGTTGCTTTCTTTTACCACGAGTCACCGAAACATACGAAGCAAAAAATCGACTGGCTTGGCGTCATCACACTCGTTCCGGCGATTGTCTGCTTGATGTTTGCGCTTGAGCTTGGCGGCAATCAATACGAATGGGATTCTTTGGTGATCATTAGTTTATTTTTTGCTTTTGCGGTGCTGTTTTTATTGTTTCTGTATGTGGAGACAAAAGCGCAAGAACCGATTGTGTCGTATCATATGTTTCGCAAGCGTTTATATGCCGCGAGCAACCTCATTGGCTTTTTCTCAGGAGCAACCTTTATCGTCGCCACCGTTTACATCCCGATTTTCATTCAAGGGGTGACGGGCGGATCGGCGACGAACTCCGGATTGATTTTGCTTCCGATGATGTTGGCGACTACCGTTTCTGCGCAATTAGGCGGGTTTTTAGCTGGAAAAACAAGCTATCGGAACGTCATGATTCTCTTTATGTCGGTATTTGTGATTGGGATGTTTTTGCTTAGCACGATTACGGAGGACACGTCCCGCCTCACGGTAACTTGGTATATGATTATCGTAGGATTAGGGGTTGGAGCCTCATTTTCCGTGTTAGGAATGGCGGCTATCCATCATTTTTCAGAAGCAGAAAGAGGCGCGGCTAGCTCAACGAACTCGTTTTTACGGGCGCTTGGCATGACGGCCGGCATTACGATTTTCGGAATCATTCAACGCAATTTGTTTACTAGTCAATTAAAAGAGGCGTTTCATGGAATGAACGGAATTCCAGCCATGAGCGTCCACGATCCTCGTGCGATTCTTTCTCCGGAAGCGCGCGCGCACATTCCAGCGCTGATACTGGAAAAAATAACGGCTGCGTTAGCTTCTTCCATTGCGCACACGTTCTTATGGAGCTTAATTCCAGCGGCATTGACGCTTCTGTTCGTCTTTTTTATGACAAACGATCGGCTCGCATCGATGCATGCTGCACAACGCGGCAAAATGCAGGTTGGAAACGAATAATCGCCATGAAAAAGGCGAATGCTTGGAGCATGCTGCAAAATATGAGGCTGCCTATTTTCTTGTCTCCCGGCGCGCTAGCGGATGCTAGTGTCTTTTTTTTATTTTTGATATTGACAGTACATGGGTGCGGTGATAAAATGGCTACAAACATAAAACATACTAATCATATAGGATTTATATGTTATGAGACTCAATGGCAGAAAGGGGGAGTTATATGGGGAAAGCAGTCATTATCAATGGAAATCCTTCTCAAGTGTCAAGGCTCAACGGAATGATTCAATACGTAGAACAACGGTTGTTGCAGGCGGGCATTGAAATTGAGCACATCCGAGTCGCAGAATTGCCTGCAGAGGATTTAATCAAAGCAAAATTCGATAGTGAAGCCATTCTGCATGCTAACAAAAAGGTGGAGGAAGCGGAGGCGATCGTCATCGCAAGTCCGGTGTATAAAGCGGCGTATACGGGGGTATTGAAGACTTATCTTGATTTGCTTCCACAAAAAGGATTAGCAGGAAAAATCATTCTTCCGCTGTTTATCGGAGGCACGATTGCCCATCTTTTGTCCATCGACTATGCTTTGAAACCGGTATTATCCGCATTAGGCAGCAGGCACATTCTTGGCGGGGTGTATGCGGTCGACACTTGGATAACCCGAAATGAACAAGAAGGTTACCATCTGTCAGAAGATTTGATCCACAGATTAGATGAAGCAGTCACGGAATTTGCTGAAGGAATCAAGCGAAGAACAGAGTTATTGCTGGAACGAGTCGAGTAAAGCAGACAGCACCTTCATAGCAAGAATGATGAAAGAAACACACCCACTAGTCACCACAATGCACCTGTTACGATTCCACTCATGCTTTTATCCGTTCCATTATTCCTTCACATAGCAGAGGGACTCCCCTTTGTCTATAAATAAAAAATCTAAACAGAGGTGAGAAAGATGTCTTTGAAGTTTGCTTATTGGGTACCTAATGTTAGTGGAGGCTTGGTCATTTCGAAGATTCCTCAAAAGACTGGCTGGTCTTTTGAAGACAATGTTAGGTATGCGCAAATTGCTGAAGAAGCCGGATTTGAATATGCGCTGCTGCAGACCAGATTTGTTGCAAGCTACGGTGCGGAAAAACAACTGGAAGCTATCACGTTGGCATCAGCTTTAGCGGCGGTAACTAAACGACTAAAATTGATTTCGGCTGTTCTTCCTGGCTTGTGGCATCCGGGAACGGTAGCCAAAATGATCTCCACCATTGACCAAATCAGCCATGGACGTGCTGCGATTAACATCGTGAGCGGATGGTTTAAAGGAGAATTTCACGCGTATGGCGAGCCTTGGCTGGATCATGACGAAAGATATCGGAGATCCGAAGAATTCATCCGTGTGTTGCGCAGCCTGTGGACAGAGGAAGAAACCCATTTTCGCGGCGATTTTTACCGAATTAACGGTGCTCCTCTAAAGCCGAAGCCATATAACGTTCCGGAGATTTTCCAAGGAGGCAATTCCCGTGCCGCACGGCAGATGGCTTCCAGAGTGTCCGACTGGTATTTCATGAACGGAAATACTATTGACGGTCTCAAAGCGCAAATCGATGAAGTGTCATCGCTGGCTAAAGCAAACAACCGCAAGGTGAAATTCGGTGTCAACGCGTTTGTGATCGTGCGGGATACGGAAGAGGAAGCGAAGCAGGTGCTTCGCGACATCATTGCATACGCGGATGCCGAAGCGGTGGAAGGCTTCCGAAGCCAGGTGCGTTTTGCCGGCAAAGCCTCCCCAGAAAGAGAAGGCATGTGGGCTCATTCGGATTTTAACGATTTAGTCCAATACAACGACGGTTTCAAAACCGGATTGATCGGCACGGCAGAACAGGTGGCGGATCGCATTATCGAACTCAAAAAAATCGGCGTTGATCTCATTCTGGCCGGATTCCTTCATTATGACGAAGAAATCCAATTATTCGGCGAAAAAGTGATTCCGTTGGTTCGTGAAAAGGAAGCAGCATTAAAGGTGGATGCCGTATAAAAAATGACTTGCAAAGGAGATTGTGAATATGGGTGTAACAGTGGATAGCTCGAGTGTGCGGCCGAATTATGAAGCACTGCGAGAAGAAATCCGCGCCATTGTGGAGAAAGTCATTAAACCGAATGCCGACATTATCGACCGGGACGGCATTTTCCCTAATCAAAATCTCCAAGTACTTGCCGAAACAGGATGGAATAGTGTATTGATTCCTAAACGGTGGGACGGGCGTGGTCTGGATCATGTCGCTTTTGCGATAGCTGCGGAAGAGATAGCCAGAGGCTGCCCTTCCACATCACTCGTTTACGTCATGCATGTTGGCGCTGCTCAAACGATCGCACTGTACGGAAACGACGATCAAAAGGAGCGCTGGCTGAAGCCGATCCGCCAAGGGCTCATCGGCACCTATTCCACAAGCGAAAAAGCGACAGGAGGCCATTGGTGGTTCAATTTAAGTGAAGCCTCCCGCGATGGAGAATATTACATTCTCAATGCGGAAAAATCGTTTACCACCAGCTCGGGTCAAGCAGATTTTTATGTCGTTCAGACTCGTTCGCCGGGGGCACAGGAGCCAACGGATGTCAGTTTTTTCATCGTGGATGGGAAATTGCCGGGAATTAAGCCGGGAGTATGGGAAGCTTTGGGAGTCCGGGGAAATCACAGCGGCCCGATTACCTACGAAGGTGTCCGTATTCACCAAAGGGACAAACTTGGAAAAGAAGGTCAAGGAAGAGAAATATTAGAGAGCGGTGTTTCCCCCATCTATTTGATCGGGCTTGGCTCTACTTGGCTTGGCGTTGCGGAAGCGGCTTTGGAAGCGGCAACCTCGTACGTAAAAGAAACGATTCACCGCGATTTCAACAAACGTCTTGCGGATTACCAAGTGATCCGTCAACAATTGGCCGAGGTGAAGGTTTTGATTGATAGCCTGAAGCCGTGGCAATATTCATTGGCTAAACAGTTGGACGAGCTGCAAGCACAGGGCAAGCCGCAAGTGGAACTGCTTTTGCCGCTTGTCGAATTCAAAATTCATGCATCGGAAGTCGCCAATAAAGCGGCGAAGGCCGCATTGGATGTTACAGGCGGTTACGGATATAAGCGCGGGATATTTGAGCGGTTGTTTAGAGATGCACGCGCCGGTATTGCGATGGGGCCTTCCAACAATATTGCTCGTGAATGGATAGGGAAAGCGCTTGTTGGTTTGCCTCTTGAACTTTGGTATGAAGGGGGAGATTAAAACTTAGCACATATGGTTGAATGCAAGGCCTGAGGGATTCCCTTAGGCCGTTTCCAATAAAGGAAGCAGATTTATAAAGAAGTGGAGCGCCGGCTATGGAACACTTGTCCGTTTTTTGTTCTGATCATCCGGCATATTCCGCCAAATAGCATCATTAGAATGGGGAGGAATGAGGATTGGGTATAAAGACTGTAGGTTCCCATTTGCAAGTAAAAGGTGTTAGAAAACAGTTTGGCAATGTCGAAGTGCTGAAGCAATTGGATTTAGAAATCAAACCAGGTGAATTTATTGCCATCGTCGGGCGCAGCGGATGTGGCAAAAGCACGCTGTTGCGTCTGATTGCTGGACTTGATGTTCCGACAGAAGGGGAAATTCTTTTAGACGGAGAGAGAGTCAGGGGGATTCATCCGGATACTAGAATCCTGTTCCAAGACGCCAGATTGCTTCCATGGAAAAACGTCATTGCCAACGTACAAGTTGGTGCGAGAAATGAAGATAAAGCCAGAGCGGAGGAAGCGCTGCGGCTAGTGGGACTGGAACATAAAGCGAAAGAATGGCCCAACGTGTTATCCGGAGGACAGCGTCAGCGCATTGCTCTGGCAAGAGCGCTCGCAGGCTCCCCGCGCCTCCTCTTGCTGGATGAACCGCTCAGCGCATTGGATGCGCTGACGCGTATCGAAATGCAGGAGCTGATCGAACGGATTTGGCAGGAACAGCAGTTTTCAACCATTCTGGTAACACATGATGTCAGCGAGGCAGTCGCATTAGCAGATCGCATCGTTCTCATCAAAAACGGTGCCATTGAAATCGATATACCGGTACATCTGCCTCGGCCAAGGGAAAGAAACAGTGACTTCGCATATTACGAAAAGCTGATTCTTGATCACCTCATGGAGCGGGGAGCTCCCGCATCCGTATTGGCATTCTCTCCCTAAATAATCATTTTCAAGCGTTTCATATCATTATTGAAGGAAAGAGGGGTTCTTCACGATGATTTCAAAGATATATAAAGCCGCCTTCATTTTTTTGATCATTGCCGCAATCGGGGTTCTCAGCAGCTGCGGCCGCTCGGCTTCCACAGCGTCGGAAGTGAAAACGGTAAAACTCGATTACGCCTATTACAATCCAGTCAGTCTAGTATTGAAAGAAAAGAAATGGCTGGAAGATGAACTGAAGAAAGACGGCATCGAAGTGGAATGGGTTTTCAGCGCCGGAAGCAATAAAGCGCTGGAGCTTTTGAACAGCAAAAGCATCGATTTTGGTTCGACAGCAGGCTCCGCTGCTCTGCTCGGAAAAGCGAACGGAAACCCGATCAAATCAATTTATGTTTACTCCAAACCAGAATGGACAGCATTGGTCGCACGTGCTGGTTCCCCTATAGAAAAGGTAAAAGATTTGAAGGGAAAAAAATCGCTGTCACACGTGGGACAGATCCTTACATCTTTTTGCTACGGGCGTTGGATACGGAGGGATTGAGCGAAAAAGACGTGGAAATCGTCCAGCTGCAACATCCTGACGGTAAAACTGCACTTGAAAAAGGGGATGTGGACGCATGGGCAGGACTTGATCCGTATATCGCACAGACGGAGATAGAGAAGCACTCCAAGCTGTTTTTCCGCAACGCGGATTGGAATACGTACGGATTCTTGAATGTCAGGGAAGCCTTCGCGAAAGACCATCCTGAAATTGTGGAAAAAGTGTTGAAAGCTTATGAAAAGGCAAGAAAATGGGCGATCGAAAATCCAGACGAATTCGCGAAAATTGTGGCCGCAGAAAGTAAACAGAGTGAAGAAGTCACGGCCAAAGTGCTCAGCCGTACAGACTTGACAAACCCGGTCATCGGCGAAGCCCACAAGCAGACAATTGAAGCGGCAGGCGAAATCCTGCTGAAAAGCGGCGTCATTGACAAATCCGTCGATATTAAGAAAACGATCGACGATTTAATAGATCCGCAGTATATAAAACATATCAACAAGGATTAAAGGGGAGATTGCGGTTGCGTCAATGGAACAAAAATTTCGTGATCACAGGAATGGGGCTCATTGTTCCAATATTCATTGTAATCTTGTGGCAGATCTCTTCGGTTAACGGTTGGATCGCCGCAAATATCATGCCTTCCCCTTTGAAAATCGTTTCCACCATTGTGGATTTGTTTCGTGGGGGCGAACTTCAAGAACATGTCGGGATTACATTATATCGGGTAAGCATGGGATTTCTGCTCGGTACAGCTCTTGCTTTATTGCTTGGCGTATTGAACGGATATTTTCGTACAATTCGCTATTTGTTGGATCCTCTTATCCAGGCGCTGCGCAATATTCCTTCCTTGGCATGGGTGCCGTTGTTTATTTTATGGATGGGAATCGGTGAGGCTTCCAAAATATCATTAATTGCTTTGGGGGTCTTTTTCCCGGTTTATCTCAATTTGGTATCTGGCATTCAAGGAGTGGACCGCCGCTTACTGGAAGTGGGATGGGTGCATGGTTACCAAGGCTGGAGATTGATTCGCCATTTTTTTCTTCCGGCGGCTCTTCCTTCCTTCATCGTCGGACTACGAAGCGGTTTTGGATTAGGATGGATGTTTGTCGTCGCTGCAGAGATTATGGGAGCAAGCAAAGGATTGGGTTTTCTTCTGACTGATGGTCAGACGACAGGGCGTCCGGCGATCATCATTGCCAGCATTTTGTTGTTTGCATTGTTTGGCAAATTGACTGATTATCTCCTAGAACTGGTGGGGCGTCGGATTCTCCGTTGGCAAGATAGCTACGAATCGCTGGAAAGGAAAAAAGCATTATGAATGCGGCAAGCGAAATAAATGGTGTTTTGTTTCCCCACAAATGTACTTGACAATCAAGTTTTTGTACATAAAGGCATAAAAAAGTGAAATTTCCTGGATGGTTAAGGGGATCAAAAATCCCCTCTCCATTTATTAAAGATTAGTCGCTTTACTATCTTAAATTAAAAAGGCGGAGGAGACATGGAATCATTTGCAGTGTTTGCCGCTGCTTAACCCGGCACCAAGAAAAATGGCCAGAGGCAGAAAAGCGGGAAGGTGCGCCCTGTTTACGGACGGCGGCTGCATCGTTAAAGAAGGCATGCCGAGCGCAATGTTTAACCATCCAAAATATGAACGGAGAAAACGATTTTTATCGAAAGTAGTGAAATCGTGCATTTTCTTCATTGCCCAAGCGAAACGATAAGGCATTAACGATATTTTGCCATGCTGCTTCCATCCGCGAGCATAAATAAACCCTGGTTTTTGTGCTTCCAAAAACCAGGGCTATATTTTATACAAAAACGGCTTGAAGCCGCTTTAATTCCTCACCTAAAAACTTGGCTACTTCTAACATGCCAAATTTGCCGGCACGCGCTTCCGCCTCCGAGTTGTAATTCGTATTGGTGTTGACATCGTACGTAAAAATCGTGCCGTTTTGATCGCGGATAAACTCGATGCCGGCGATATGAATATCATTGGCGCGCAAAAATTGCTCATATTTTTCGAGTATCGGGTCGGAAAAACCGTCGATAATTTCAAATTTCGGACGCGCTGCCGTTTCGCCGACCGGACAGAACAAATCGCCGATTTGGCAAGCATCAGCCGGACAAAGCTCAAACCCTTCCGATGTGTCGACGCGCACGGCATACATAAACTTGCCGCCGACAAATTCACAGCGGGTGATGAATGGCTCTGGCGCTTGAATATATTCTTGCACAAGTGTGATGCCGTCTACCGAATCCTCGAAGGCAGGGCTTTCGAGATATTGCTGAAGCGCCTCAATCGAATGGAACAACTGCACGCCAAGCCCTTTGCCAGCGCGGTTATGTTTCGTAATAAACGACGGCGCGCCAAGCTGTTTTGCCGCTTCCACAATTTGTTCCTTGCCGACGGCGGCGATTGTTTTTGGTGTGCGGATTCCATGCGCATTTAACGCCATATATTGATTTACTTTGCTAATTTCTAAGCGGAGCGCCCGGCTTCCGTTGAACACCCGGCGCCCATGGCGCTCAAGCCAGGCGAGCACTGCTTCTGTGAGTTCCGGGGCAAAACGATGGGACCGGGTATGGGAAGAGGCGCTCATTCGGCTGTAAAACACCCCTGCCGGCGGCATCGCTGATAAATCGACCGTCCCCTTGTCTAAAAACCATTCTTCATAAGGCAGACCCAGTTCATCCAACCGCTGCGTTAAATGCACGGTCCATTCGCTATTTTCGTGAATAATGTAAATTTTGCTCATCTTATTTCCCCCGCTTTTGCCGCAAGTTTGCGCTGTTCGACGAGCGGCATGACTCGTTTGGCAAATCGTTCCATTTCTTCTAATTGTGGAGAAAACTGTAATAACAAGAAATCAACGCCTGCCTCTTCATATGCCAAAATGCGGTCGGCAATTTGCTCCGGCGTGCCGACAAAGTTTGGCCGCAGTCCGCGATTAGATACAGAATAGTCTTGCAATTGTAATTGCAGTTCAAGTTGGGATTTGCTGATGAAATCCTGATATCCTGCGTAGCCGCTCGATAATTTGACGTTGGTAATACGCTGCAGTTCCGCCTGCGCCTCTTCCTCGCTGTCGCGGCAAATGACAAACGCCGCCATGCCAAACGAACGAAACGGCTCTTTTCTTGCTTGTTCGCGGCGCTGTTTCATGTCGGCAATTTTGCGGGCGATTTCTTCGACTGTTCCACCGTGCATCACATAGGCATCGCAATGCTCGACAATCGCTTGTTTTCCTCGTTCGCTCTCGCCGCCGGCGTATAACACCGGATGCGGCTTTTGCACCGGTTTCGGCGCTAAATGGGCTCCTTTGATTTCATAAAATTTTCCTTGGAAATGAAATATATCGTTCGTCCACATGCCTTTTAACACTTGAACGAATTCTTCAGTGCGGTCATAGCGTTCATCATGTTCGGTAAAAATGCCGCCATATTGGCGCGCTTCTTCTTCCCACCATGCCGACACGATATTCAGTGTAAAACGGCCGTTGCTAATGTGGTCAATATTGGCCGCCATTTTTGCTATAACAGCCGGATTATGGAAACCAGGACGGACTGCGGCCAAAATTTCTAATTTTTCTGTCACCGCCGCTAGCGCCGCCGCCGTTGACCACGCTTCTAACGAATCATGCTCCGGCCCTTTTATATCATTTAAATACAGCTCTGCGACTAATGTGGTGCTATATCCCCACTGCTCCGCTTTTTGTGCCACCGTTTTTGCATATTCAAATGTCGCCGGCATGTTTTCCTCCTCAACATTGCGCAGCCAGCCTCCGAAAATCGGCAGCCAAAATCCATACCTCATCTTATTTCTCTCCTCCCTATGTTAAAAATGAAAAACTTCTTCGATAAGAAGAAGTGTTACGCTTCATCTTATCTTCTAGAACCGACTGTTCAGCTAGAATTCATAGGACAGTACTTCCGCTACTCTTGATTGGATTGCAATTTATTTTCCGTTATTTCCTATCGTTTTTATATGATTTATTTCATCTTACCATAACTTATTTACAGCGTCAATGAAACTCTTTGGTCCTTTTACGTTTGTAGATCTACTGGCGCCGAAGGGAAGGGGAGTTGACCAACAAACCGCTGAACAACGAGATAAAAAAATTAAACAATGATCGTCGAGCGCAATTATTATTTCGCCGGAAAGGGGGCTATAGTGTTTACTGGATCTGATGTTAAATGGTGTTAAACGTTTGTCCTTTTTTCGCCATAAAAAATCCCCTCCCAAGTAGACAATTAAGAACATCATATCAAATGTCCTCTGTTTTCGCTGTCTACTTGTAGGGGATAATACCAGCCGGCAATGCGAGGCATTCGCTTTTTATTTATATTCGTTTTTTGGCAATAGGCTCTTTTTGAAACGAACGAATCAACGAGATGACGATCAAAATCATAATGATCGCAAAAGGAAACGCCGCGATGATCGATGCGGTTTGCAGCGCTTCTAAACCGCCTGTCCAGAGCAAGATGACAGCGGCTGCCGCTTGAACGATCCCCCAAATAAATTTTACGGAATTCGGTGGGTTCAACCTCCCATTTGTTGTTTGCATACTGAGAACGAACGTAGCCGAATCGGCTGATGTGACGAAAAATGTGCAAATGAGTAAAATCGCCAGCCCAGATAAAATCGCACCGAGCGGAAACTGGTACAACATGAAAAACAGAGCTGTTTCCATTCCTTTTTCATTCATAACATCCATAATCTCAATATGTCGAAATTGTTCTAAATATAGCGCTGAACCGCCGAAAATGGAAAACCATAAGGCGCTGAATACTGTTGGTACAGCTAACACTCCGATCATAAATTCGCGAATTGTGCGCCCTTTGGAAATGCGGGCGATAAACGTCCCAACAAACGGCGCCCATGCGATCCACCATGCCCAATAAAAAATTGTCCACGATTTTGGCCAATCGCTTTGTTCAAACGGCGCCAACTGAAAACTCATGGACGGCAAGTTTTGCAAATAAGAACCAATTGTTGTTGTAAATACGTCCATAATAAAGTTCGTCGGGCCAGCAAAAAGCAAAAAAAACATCAGCAGAACGGCAAGAATGATGTTCATATCGCTCAATATTTTAATTCCTTTATTCAATCCTGTTTGCGCGGAAAGCATAAATAAAAATGTAACAATGATAATAATCATCAATTGAGTTGTAAAGTTATTTGTTATTGATGGAAATAAATGTGACAATCCTCCACCAATTTGAATTGCTCCAAGCCCTAACGAAGTTGCAACGCCAAAGGTTGTTGCGTATACAGAGAGCGTATCAATCACGACACCGACAGCGCCATTTGTTTTGTCGCCAAATATTGGCCGCAATGCGCGGCTAATGACACCCGGTTCTTTTTTGCGAAATTGGAAATACGCAAGCGCCAGCGCAACTACGCCATAAATTGCCCACGGATGCAGCCCCCAATGGAAAAAGGCGTACCGCATCGCCGTGCGCGCCGCTTCCGGCGTTCCTCCTTCTCCGGCAGGTGGCTCGTAATAATGGGAAATTGGTTCAGCCACCCCCCAAAACACTAACCCGATTCCCATACCGGCACTAAATAACATTGCAAACCATGTCAAGTTGCTATATTCTGGCTTTTCATCGTCTCTGCCAAGACGAATATTGCCGTACTTGGAAAAAATTAAGAATAAACAAAAGACAAGAAATGTTGTCGCCGCCAATAAATAAAACCAGCCGAATTTATCAATTAAAAAGGAATGCACGGCTGTACTGACAGCACCCAAGTTATAATCGGGCAGCTTGTTGGCAGGAATCATCCCCCAAAAAATAAATAAAGCAGCAATCGCTATTGAGAAATAAAATACGCTTGTTGTTTTTTTCATCCAATTCCTCCTTTAGTTTAGTATAAGTATGTGCCGTTGAGGATCGTGTTAGCGTTTTCGGGCGCCAGAGAAGGAAATATAAAACTTTCCAATTTTATGGTAACGAAAAAATGCGGAAAAAGCAATTGATTTGTTTCGTTGTAAAAAGCATTTTCTTTGTATGAAAGCAATGATGTCGTGTAAAATAAGGTATTCATGATAGATAAGATAAATAAAGAGGGGGGGACAGATGCAGTGAATAGCAAAATATCCGTAATGGTAAGCATTGTGCTCGCCATGCTTGTGGCATCGATGGATACAACCATCATGAATACGACGATGCCGATTATCGCCAAAGAACTCGGAGGATTTTCTCTTTACGCGTGGTCGTTTGCTTCTTACATGATAACGACGACCGTTCTTTCTCCAATCGCCGGGAGGCTTTCCGACATTTTTGGGAGAAAGAAAGTGTTTAGCTTCGGCATTATTTTATTTCTGATCGGTTCTCTTCTTTGCGGGATGTCGCAAAATATGGTCCAGCTTGTGGTATTCCGCGCGCTGCAAGGAATTGGCGCCGGTTTTATGATGCCGTTTCCTGCCATTATTGCCGGGGATTTGTTCCCGATTGAAAAGCGCGGCAAAATTCAAGCGTTTTTTACGGCGATGTGGGGGATTTCCGCCGTTTTGGCGCCGCTGTTGGGAACTTTGTTTGTCGAGTACGCATCATGGCGCTGGATTTTTTATGTTAATATCCCGCTTTGTTTGCTTTCCTTGCTCACCCTATTGCCATATAAAGAAGTGTACGAACCAAAACGGGCGGCGATTGATTATATCGGAGCGGCCTTATTTGCGACGGCGATCAGCCTTTTTCTGTTGACGACAGTGGTGGAAAGCAGCCATTGGATGTATGGCGTCACCGGCGCTGCGTTATTAACTATTTTTTACTTATATGAAAAAAAGCAGACGTCTCCGCTTGTTCCATTGGCGCTCGTGCAGCATAAAACGTTAAAATGGATGAACATGAACGGATTTGTCAGCTGTG
Protein-coding regions in this window:
- a CDS encoding glycine betaine uptake BCCT transporter — encoded protein: MKKTTSVFYFSIAIAALFIFWGMIPANKLPDYNLGAVSTAVHSFLIDKFGWFYLLAATTFLVFCLFLIFSKYGNIRLGRDDEKPEYSNLTWFAMLFSAGMGIGLVFWGVAEPISHYYEPPAGEGGTPEAARTAMRYAFFHWGLHPWAIYGVVALALAYFQFRKKEPGVISRALRPIFGDKTNGAVGVVIDTLSVYATTFGVATSLGLGAIQIGGGLSHLFPSITNNFTTQLMIIIIVTFLFMLSAQTGLNKGIKILSDMNIILAVLLMFFLLFAGPTNFIMDVFTTTIGSYLQNLPSMSFQLAPFEQSDWPKSWTIFYWAWWIAWAPFVGTFIARISKGRTIREFMIGVLAVPTVFSALWFSIFGGSALYLEQFRHIEIMDVMNEKGMETALFFMLYQFPLGAILSGLAILLICTFFVTSADSATFVLSMQTTNGRLNPPNSVKFIWGIVQAAAAVILLWTGGLEALQTASIIAAFPFAIIMILIVISLIRSFQKEPIAKKRI
- a CDS encoding MDR family MFS transporter, with the translated sequence MNSKISVMVSIVLAMLVASMDTTIMNTTMPIIAKELGGFSLYAWSFASYMITTTVLSPIAGRLSDIFGRKKVFSFGIILFLIGSLLCGMSQNMVQLVVFRALQGIGAGFMMPFPAIIAGDLFPIEKRGKIQAFFTAMWGISAVLAPLLGTLFVEYASWRWIFYVNIPLCLLSLLTLLPYKEVYEPKRAAIDYIGAALFATAISLFLLTTVVESSHWMYGVTGAALLTIFYLYEKKQTSPLVPLALVQHKTLKWMNMNGFVSCVALFGTSSYIPLFLQNIAHQSVFVSGVALLGMSIGWMIAAVPAGKWILRYGYRVLLIIGNVLLVLSGLLLALLNESHGFLYVFCTMFIQGLSFGLTSTVGIIGSQQLADAHEKGIATSFFMFCRNIGTAIGVTIMGAFLTKAADFMTGIHHLFLFGFIGSIVALVTSLFIRDESEQEKNNLLRSGEML